GCCGGGGCGGACGTGATTGGCGTCAGCAGCGATTCTGAGGAAAGGCACAGTGCGTTCGCGCAGCAGCACCGACTGTCGTTTCCCTTGGTCAGCGACGTGGACGGTTTGCTCCGCAAGGCGTTTGCGGTGCCGAAGACATTGGGGCTACTTCCGGGACGCGTCACCTTCGTCATCGATCAAGAAGGTGTCATCCGACAAATCTTCTCGGCGCCATTCGCTTCTGACGAACATGTCCGTGAAGCCCTGAAGACGGTAAACGCATTAAGCCGGACGTCCCCATGATGCGGTGCAGCTCATCCCGCCCACGCTCTATGTAAAAAGCATTCGTTGACAGGCTGCCGATCAAGTCAGATA
The Planctomycetia bacterium DNA segment above includes these coding regions:
- a CDS encoding peroxiredoxin, whose translation is MAKVEVGDRAPDFSATISDGRKLCLSDYLGKRALVLFFYPKDGTPMCTQEACAFRDSYEQFIHAGADVIGVSSDSEERHSAFAQQHRLSFPLVSDVDGLLRKAFAVPKTLGLLPGRVTFVIDQEGVIRQIFSAPFASDEHVREALKTVNALSRTSP